A window from Trichomycterus rosablanca isolate fTriRos1 chromosome 21, fTriRos1.hap1, whole genome shotgun sequence encodes these proteins:
- the ogfod2 gene encoding 2-oxoglutarate and iron-dependent oxygenase domain-containing protein 2 isoform X1: MQQFFTCSCYYTDNIFLPQYKLHVRFITEQQFKNDYQHILRSLGCTTDAQYNSVLEKVQAEVERRRNLAVQSAQRKAVIKETYEPLHQHVYHLQESFLAPEFVEIVKYCRTEGATEEGLVERITTEAAPRVFRLPVFTREFCRDLLEELEHFEESGAPKGRPNTMNNYGILLDELGFDEGLIAPLRELYLKPVASLLYPDCGGKWLDSHKAFAVKYKLQEDLDLSYHYDNAEVTLNVALGKDFTEGNLYFGDMRQVPIYETECSEVEHRVSEGVLHRGQHMHGALPIASGCRWNLIVWMRASRQRNRLCPMCSRAPRLQPGHGYGDGFTAADGDARCALT; encoded by the exons ATGCAGCAGTTCTTCACCTGCAGCTGTTATTACACTGATAATATTTTTCTGCCTCAGTATAAACTGCATGTCAGATTCATCACCGAACAGCAGTTTAAAAATGACTATCAACAC ATCCTCAGGTCTCTGGGTTGCACCACTGACGCCCAGTACAATTCTGTACTTGAAAAA GTCCAAGCTGAAGTGGAGAGACGACGGAATCTGGCGGTTCAGTCGGCACAGAGGAAGGCGGTCATCAAAGAGACGTACGAACCTCTCCATCAGCACGTCTACCACCTACAG GAATCCTTCCTAGCTCCTGAGTTTGTAGAAATAGTGAAGTACTGCCGGACAGAAGGCGCCACCGAGGAGGGTCTGGTGGAACGCATCACCACAGAGGCTG CTCCGAGGGTGTTCCGCCTCCCGGTCTTCACCAGGGAGTTCTGCAGGGATCTGCTGGAAGAGCTGGAGCATTTTGAAGAGTCCGGCGCGCCCAAGGGCCGTCCGAACACCATGAACAACTACGGG ATCCTGCTGGACGAGCTGGGGTTCGACGAGGGTCTGATCGCTCCTCTCAGGGAGCTGTACCTGAAGCCCGTGGCCTCCCTGCTGTACCCGGACTGCGGCGGGAAATGGCTGGACAGTCACAAGGCCTTCGCCGTCAAGTACAAGCTGCAGGAGGACCTGGACCTGAGCTACCACTACGACAACGCCGAGGTCACGCTCAACGTGGCGCTGGGGAAGGACTTCACCGAGGGGAACCTGTACTTCGGGGACATGAGACAG gtacccATCTACGAGACCGAGTGTTCCGAGGTGGAGCACCGCGTCTCCGAGGGCGTCCTCCACCGCGGCCAGCACATGCACGGCGCCCTGCCCATCGCCTCAGGCTGCCGCTGGAACCTGATCGTGTGGATGCGGGCGTCACGGCAACGCAACCGGCTCTGCCCCATGTGCTCCCGGGCGCCGCGGCTACAGCCCGGCCACGGCTACGGAGACGGGTTCACCGCCGCCGACGGCGACGCCCGCTGCGCCCTAACGTGA
- the ogfod2 gene encoding 2-oxoglutarate and iron-dependent oxygenase domain-containing protein 2 isoform X2 yields MNKTANRNQPNYKLHVRFITEQQFKNDYQHILRSLGCTTDAQYNSVLEKVQAEVERRRNLAVQSAQRKAVIKETYEPLHQHVYHLQESFLAPEFVEIVKYCRTEGATEEGLVERITTEAAPRVFRLPVFTREFCRDLLEELEHFEESGAPKGRPNTMNNYGILLDELGFDEGLIAPLRELYLKPVASLLYPDCGGKWLDSHKAFAVKYKLQEDLDLSYHYDNAEVTLNVALGKDFTEGNLYFGDMRQVPIYETECSEVEHRVSEGVLHRGQHMHGALPIASGCRWNLIVWMRASRQRNRLCPMCSRAPRLQPGHGYGDGFTAADGDARCALT; encoded by the exons atgaACAAGACCGCAAACAGGAATCAACCAAAC TATAAACTGCATGTCAGATTCATCACCGAACAGCAGTTTAAAAATGACTATCAACAC ATCCTCAGGTCTCTGGGTTGCACCACTGACGCCCAGTACAATTCTGTACTTGAAAAA GTCCAAGCTGAAGTGGAGAGACGACGGAATCTGGCGGTTCAGTCGGCACAGAGGAAGGCGGTCATCAAAGAGACGTACGAACCTCTCCATCAGCACGTCTACCACCTACAG GAATCCTTCCTAGCTCCTGAGTTTGTAGAAATAGTGAAGTACTGCCGGACAGAAGGCGCCACCGAGGAGGGTCTGGTGGAACGCATCACCACAGAGGCTG CTCCGAGGGTGTTCCGCCTCCCGGTCTTCACCAGGGAGTTCTGCAGGGATCTGCTGGAAGAGCTGGAGCATTTTGAAGAGTCCGGCGCGCCCAAGGGCCGTCCGAACACCATGAACAACTACGGG ATCCTGCTGGACGAGCTGGGGTTCGACGAGGGTCTGATCGCTCCTCTCAGGGAGCTGTACCTGAAGCCCGTGGCCTCCCTGCTGTACCCGGACTGCGGCGGGAAATGGCTGGACAGTCACAAGGCCTTCGCCGTCAAGTACAAGCTGCAGGAGGACCTGGACCTGAGCTACCACTACGACAACGCCGAGGTCACGCTCAACGTGGCGCTGGGGAAGGACTTCACCGAGGGGAACCTGTACTTCGGGGACATGAGACAG gtacccATCTACGAGACCGAGTGTTCCGAGGTGGAGCACCGCGTCTCCGAGGGCGTCCTCCACCGCGGCCAGCACATGCACGGCGCCCTGCCCATCGCCTCAGGCTGCCGCTGGAACCTGATCGTGTGGATGCGGGCGTCACGGCAACGCAACCGGCTCTGCCCCATGTGCTCCCGGGCGCCGCGGCTACAGCCCGGCCACGGCTACGGAGACGGGTTCACCGCCGCCGACGGCGACGCCCGCTGCGCCCTAACGTGA
- the zgc:113436 gene encoding gypsy retrotransposon integrase-like protein 1, whose amino-acid sequence MLSAESLQVVVEEVVVEASEDSSSSRLEDIYTLLADGRYPQSMSPIRKKNLRRYAQKFVMDDGRLYYVGMKKEEKREVVIDAERRHQILLDCHFNELGHHLGQKKTVHRIQSKYYWLGIVKDVVDWIKLCEPCQLAERNKNMARTPRPSKVSGPWDIANVEVMGPFPCTLRGNAYVVVVTDYYSKWVEAFPVQKKDALCVARCISSTVYRYGSIKTLLCCQSSDFCEEVSTVLCERWSLAPKVQHTFLADRAGALLRDTVKQVVAERRAEWDDFIEPVLSLFRTSVNPATRFTPHCLMFNRKPSGPGEIKLDLLRYNQDSLSEEAEMNFLSSVQDQQNQLRQTVFSNMNASYKQEKKRVKRRSRGVSTITLTLTEPSSTPEASPAPKRLRNELFLTFPVETVIGAVQAEAGGQKSRSGSDGHVDSETQS is encoded by the exons ATGCTGAGTGCAGAGTCGCTGCAGGTGGTGGTGGAGGAGGTGGTCGTGGAGGCGTCTGAGGACTCCAGCTCCAGCCGTCTGGAGGACATCTACACTCTGCTGGCAGATGGTCGGTACCCACAGTCCATGAGCCCCATCCGCAAGAAGAACCTGAGGAGATACGCCCAGAAGTTCGTCATGGACG ACGGTAGGTTGTACTACGTGGGCATGAAGAAGGAGGAGAAGCGCGAGGTGGTGATAGACGCCGAGCGGAGGCACCAGATCCTCCTGGATTGTCACTTCAACGAGCTTGGTCATCACCTGGGCCAGAAGAAGACCGTGCACCGCATCCAGAGCAAGTACTACTGGCTGGGCATCGTTAAAGATGTAGTGGACTGG ATTAAACTGTGCGAACCGTGTCAGCTGGCAGAACGGAACAAAAACATGGCGAGGACGCCACGACCCTCGAAGGTCAGCGGGCCCTGGGATATCGCCAACGTGGAGGTTATGG GTCCGTTCCCCTGCACTCTGAGAGGAAACGCATACGTTGTCGTCGTCACGGATTATTACAGTAAGTGGGTGGAGGCGTTTCCTGTCCAGAAGAAAGACGCCCTCTGCGTGGCCAGATGTATTTCGTCGACCGTTTACCG GTACGGCTCGATAAAAACTCTGCTCTGCTGTCAGAGTTCTGACTTCTGTGAGGAG GTCAGTACGGTGCTGTGCGAGCGCTGGAGCTTAGCGCCGAAGGTCCAGCACACCTTCCTGGCGGACCGTGCGGGCGCTCTTCTGAGGGACACGGTGAAGCAGGTGGTAGCAGAGAGACGGGCGGAGTGGGACGACTTCATCGAGCCGGTGTTATCGTTGTTCAGGACCTCGGTGAACCCCGCGACCAGATTCACACCCCACTGCCTGATGTTCAACCGCAAACCCAGCGGCCCCGGCGAG ATAAAGCTGGATTTACTGCGGTATAATCAGGATTCCCTGAGCGAAGAGGCCGAGATGAACTTCCTCTCATCTGTTCAGGACCAGCAGAACCAGCTCAGACAGACG GTCTTCTCCAACATGAACGCTTCGTACAAGCAGGAGAAGAAGAGGGTGAAACGGCGGAGCAGGGGCGTGTCCACCATCACCCTCACCCTGACCGAGCCCTCGTCTACGCCCGAGGCCTCGCCCGCGCCCAAGAGGCTCAGAAACGAACTCTTCCTGACCTTCCCGGTGGAGACAGTGATCGGTGCGGTACAAGCGGAGGCTGGAGGTCAGAAGTCCAGGTCGGGGTCAGACGGACACGTGGATTCAGAGACTCAATCTTGA